The DNA segment ATGCCCATTATCGCTCTGGCGCATTATCAGTCGTGAACGTGTCAGGGGAGGCGTCTTCCCGGCACGTTTACGGGGATTCAACAGACGTCAGAACAATCTGTATTCCTGAGCAACGCCTGGCCGGATTAACGGCGAAAGCTGGCTTGATTTGTGAATAAAAATGAGAATAATTGTCATTCCATTTCACATATAATAATTTGCTCATGAAAACAACTCATCGTTTCACATTACGCGCGCTCTCTGGATGTATCACCTTAGCCCTGACTGTCCCGTCTTATGCTGAAGAGGCAAAAGAGTCGACCATTGTGGTCACCGCCGCCGGGCAGGAGAGCCTTCTTCCGGCCTGGACCAACAGCGCCACCAAATCCGCCGTGCCGGAAAGCAAAACGCCGCAGGTGATCAACACCATCGACAGGCAGGAGATTGAGCAACGCCACGCCAACTCGGTGAATGAAATTCTGCGCTACGCGCCGGGCGTGTCAACGGAAGTTCGCGGTAATACCTCCTATATGAGTGAATATAAGATTCGCGGTTTTACGGTGGATCAGGAGTATTACAACGGCCTGCAACTGCCGTACAACGTGACCGGGAATACCAAAGCGCGTATTGATCCGCTGCTGATTGAAAGCGTGGATATTCTGAAAGGCCCGGCCTCGGTGCTGTACGGCAATGGCTCGCCGGGTGGACTGGTAAACATCCAGAGTAAAAAACCGCAGGCGGAACAGAAAACGGAAGTGGGCTTCAACACCGGCACCCGTAATCTGAAAGAGGGTTATCTGGATTCAACCGGGCAAATCAGCGACAGCGACTGGAACTACCGTTTACTCGGCAAAGCGACGGAAGGGGATGATCAACCGCATACCTCCCGCTATGAAAACTATCTGGTTGCCCCGTCCGTTACCTGGCAACCGGACAACAAAACGCGTCTGACGATTGATGCGCTGGCGCAGAATACACCGTCGCTGTCGCCTTCCAACCCGCTGCCCATTTCTTATCTGCGTTCAGAGTATGCGGGGCGCCGTGATTTTGCCGGAGATGAGTGGAGCGGCTTTAAGCAGCGTCAATGGATGCTGGGTTACAGCTTTGAACACCAGTTTGACAGCGGCTGGGGCTTCAATCAGAAAGCGCGCTACTTTGATGTGGATACCCACCAGCGCAGCGTCTACTCCACCGGAAATACGGGGAATCCGGTCTGGGAGTTGAACCGGTTTGCCTACACGACCGATGAAGACCTGAAAAGTTTTAACATCGACAACCAGGTTACGAAAACGGTAGTGTCAGGCGACTGGCAACACCATCTGCTGGCAGGCTTCGATTACCAGAAGCTCGACAGCCATTACTTCTACCGCTATGCCAGCAGCACGCCGGGGATCGACATGCGCCACCCGAACTATCGTCAGATTCATACCGACGATTTAGGGCTGAGTACTGCGCAGAATAACCGTCTCTCTTATCAGCAGAATGGTTATTATCTTCAGGATCAGATTGCGTTTGGCGGCCTGAACCTGCTGGCGAGCGTGCGTTACGATGACTATCGTTCCGCCACGACCGACTATCTGCAAAACGGCGATAAAACCTGGATTTCACAGGATCGCGTCACCAAACGTTTCGGTGCGTTATATGCGTTTGAAAATGGGATCTCTCCATTTATCAGTTATTCCGAAGGCTTTAAGCCGATCTCGCCGCAAGGGACACTGACCTCGAAAGAGGTGAAGCCGACCACCAGCAAGCAGGTTGAGGGCGGGGTGAAATACCTGCTGGCGGAATACGCGACCACCTTTACCGCATCGGTGTTTAATATCCGCCAGAAAAATGTGCTTTCCGCCACGCCAACCTGGGATTACCGCCAGACCGGCGAGATTGAGTCAAAAGGGGCCGAACTGTCGATTGTCAGCCGTCCGGCGGATAACGTCACGCTGATCGCCAACTATGCCTATACCCATGCGATCAACACGGAAGATGAAACGTATGAAGGCAAACGTCCGACTCAGGTGCCGGAAAACGCGTTTAACCTGTGGGGCGATTACACCTTTGATAATACGCCGCTGCGCGGGCTGAACGTTGGCGCGGGCGTCCGTTATACCGGGCCGATGGAGATCTCGCCAGCTAACGACAAAGGCAAACTCGGCGGCACGACGCAGTATGATATGGCCGTCTCTTACCGTCTGGGAGAGGCGATCCCATCGTTGAGCGGGGTGACGCTGAAGGCCAGTGCGCAGAATATTACCAACAAAGAGACGTTTAGCTGTTACGACGACAACAACTGCTGGATTGGTCGCGACCGCACCGTTCAGGTTGGCGCCAGCTACAGCTTCTGATAGCAACCCGGCCTGCAATTGCGCAGGCCGGGTTCGTTTTCATTCGGCGGAACAATCAGAACTTATATTCCACCCCGGCCCAGAAATTACGGCCTTCCTCGATAAACCCTTCGCTGTAGGCATACTTCGTATCGAACAGGTTGTTCACGGACGCGTTGACGCTAAAACCGTAGCCCACCGCATAATCCGCGCGGATATGGGTAATGGCAAATCCGCCCGCTTTCTGTGAACCGTCTGAATTGCTGTAGCTGGAGGAACGCGCTTCTTCTGACAGCGTAACACTCAGCGGTTCCCACGGCTTGAGCGTCATCCATGCGGTGAGCGTCTGCGTTGGCAAATCGGTGATTTCACCGATTTCATCACGCTTGACGTCCGCGTGGATCAGCCCATAGCTCAGCCCGACATCCAGCATTTCAGACACATTGCCTTTGATTCCGGCATCCAGACCGGTGTAATCCACCCGGCCGCTATTGCGGTTCTGGATCGTATCGGCATCAATGTTGTGCGACAGGATTGCGTCGGTCACACGGTTATAGTACACGCTGACCTCGAATCCCCAGTCGCGGGTCAGCGAACCGTTCCAGGTCAGATCCACGCTGCGGGCGCGTTCGGGTTTTAACTGCGGGTTGACGATAGCCACCTGGTTATACGCCGGTTTCGACGTGGTATACCGCTCTTTGAGCGTCGGGAAACGCGTCCGGTCAGAGTAAGAGAGCGCCAGCGTGTCCTCGTTTGCGAAGTGGTATTTGGTCATGACCTGCCAGTTAAACGCCGACTGGTTGTTGTCGTCGTAGTGGGTTACGCTGCCGTCTTTTTCGTGTTTCATCCCTTCCAGACTGTCACGCCAGTCATAGCTAATACCGGCCACGACATCCACATTATCGGCTGCGGCCCACTGGTATTCGCTGGCTAACGACCAGGTACGGTCTTCATAGCGATCGTATGCCGCATGCGGCGCGCCTTTTTCACGGTGGACGTCATCTTTCCAGTTAACGGCGAACGAGAGCAGATCGTTTTCACGCATTTCGGCGGCGAGTTGTAACCCTGCGCCATCGCTGTAATCAGAATAGTGGCTATAGCTGCCTTTCTTGTTTTTCAGGTCGGCAAGGGAGTTGTACATCATCAGCGTGTTTTCAAAGGTGTCGCGATAAAGCCGGCTTTTCAGCGTAAAGCGATCGCCCAGATGCGTGGTGCCCTGATAGTAATAACTCTCTTTATCGTATTGCGGCCACTGCCAGTAGCGCGACTTCTGGCTGCTGGTGCCTGCGTATGGCGGGTTGTCTTTTTCACCGTCCTGGTTGATATAGGTCAGGGTGTACTCGTCATTTTCGCGCGGCGTGAAGCCCAACTTAACAATGCCCCGTTTATCATCTGCCGACGAGTTGATCATCTTCCCGTTGCTGCCTGCAATGGCGTTGTCCACCCCGTGCGGCAGACCCAGGAAATCCTGCTTCAACTGGCTACCGCTGACTTGCAGATAACCCAGCTCATTACTGGCGCCAAACGAGGCGTGCATATCGTGGGCGTTATCTTTGCTCCGGCTCCATCCCTGGCGATAACCGATGCTCCCTTCGAGAGGTTTTGTCGGTTTTTTGGTGGTGATGTTGATCGCGCCGCCCATCTGGTTAGGGCCTTGCAACAGCGATGAGTAGCCTTTGGACACCTCAACGGAGGCAATGTCCGAGGTGAGGAAGCGCCCTAAGTCGAGGTTGCCGTCGTAAGGGATGTAAACCGGCACGCCGTCGAAAAAGATCGGAACCTGGCGGCTGTCAAAACCGCGAACTTTGACCTGCTGTTCGTTGCGGTTGCCTGATTTTTGCAACGCCACGCCGGGGATGACGCTTAATGCCTGCGCCACATTCTGCTTATCCAGATCCTGCATGGTTTGTTGACCAAGCACCGTGGTGGTCGCCGCAGAGGCGGGGCTCGACCAGACGGTCATGGTGTCGCTTTCTTGCCCAGCAAACGCATTATGCGCAAAAGCTACCGATAATGCCGTGTAAAGACAACTCTGAGTGAATTTCATTGTTTTTATTCCATTTATCAATGTTATATGTCACTTTCGTCCGGGTTCAGGATGACGTTGATATCCATCGGTGGTGCGTAGTACGGTGCGGATGTAATAAAGAGCCTGATACCACAGTCGAGATAACTCGCCAGAGTGGCGAGGTTGATGCCGCCAGTCAGCGCCAGCGTGCAATGGGGAGCCAGTGAAGGCGCCGTCCGGGCCACCTCCGCCGCCTGATGTGGGGTAAATTTGTCGAGTTGCAAAACGTCGGGGCCAGCGCGGAGCGCTTCAAGGGCTTCCTCTGGGGTGTCTGCTTCGACGACGATCTTTTTTTCCGGGGCATGACGGCGCAACTGCGAAATGGCCCCGGCCCAGTCGTTACCGGGGGCGAGAAAGCGGCGGTGATTTGCAAACAGCAGCACGGTTTCCGCGCACCCGGCGCGGTGAATGATTCCGCCTGCGGCGAGCACCGCCTGTGCGGCTAACAGCCGGGTGCCGGGAATGGCTTTACGCGTGCAGGCTATTTGCCCGTCGGGGTAACGGCTATGCAGGATGTGAAGCATGCTGTCGAGATAGTGTGAAACGCCGCAACTCCACTCCAGTACGTTTTGTACGGCCTTCCAGCCCTGGTGCAGCGCCGCCGCATTCCCGCTGACGCTGATCAATTGTTGACCGGCTGCGGCGCGCTCGCCGTCGTTCATCTGCTCCAGGACGGTCAGCCCCAGCGACTGCAACATTTGTCTGGCCACGGCAATGCCGCTCACGCAGCCGCCCTGGCGATGGCGGAAGGTCATGCGGCCTGGCAGATTGCCGATGCCCAGAGCGCGCGTGGTCAGGTCGCCTCCCTGAATATCCTCCAGCAGCAATGCGTCCGTTTGTGCGTGTGAGAAGTAGATCATTTCAGCGCCTTTTGTGGAATGCTGTCCCACCAGATCAGCGCCCAGTCCCGGCTGGCCGGGGCAAGGGCGCTGGCATCCTGCTGTTGATACCAGCGGTACAGACGTTCACGCTCTTCATCGCTGATGTCGCCCATGCTCCAGCGAACGTTTTCAGCAAAGCGTTCCCAGGTGCTGTTGTCCTGCTGGCAGTTCTGCCCACGGATAAAATCGACATGGGCACAGATCCCCATCTGGTACAGGACATTGAGGGCATAAATATAGTTAGGCAGCTCGATAACCTCGCGACCCAACGCGCGCTGGATAGTGGGGGAAACAAAAGAGGAACTGACCAGGTGCGTGGTATAGACGCGCAGCCGCGCCTGGTTGTTGAGTTTTGTCATCGCCTGGCGCATATCCGCAACGAGCGTTGAGCGGGAGGCAACGGCGATATCGCAGCGCGGGAGATCGCTCCAGTCCTCTTCCCAGGCGCGTTGCACCCAGTGAACATGGGTTGCCCGTTGCTCTGTCGCGCGACGGGCGGCAACTCGCAGCATTCCGGGGCTGTAATCCACGCCGCAGATATGCGGTATTTTGCCCGCTAACGCCAGCGAGACGGTGCCCGGGCCACAGCCCATATCAAACAGCGAGTTCACGCCCTGCAAATCCATTTTCTCCATCAACTGTTGCAGGTAGGTGTCCGTCGGCGACGCGCAGTTTTCTGCCATTTTCTCTGCCCGTTTATCCCAATGGTCGGGCGTTTTTTCCGTTCGTTTCGCCTGCAACAGCTGCTGGCGGTAGAGGTCTGCAAAATCAATGTCATCAATGAGCATGGCTGTCCCTTATTGCTGATCGCCAAAAAGATGGCGGTGGATTTGTGTGGGCGAGACCCGATAAAGCGCGGCCAGATTGTCGGCAGCAAGCTGGCGCTCTGGCGCGCCTTGCGATACCTGGCCGTCGGACTCCACGCGCACGACGCTGTCGGCTATCGCCCTGGCATGGAGCGGATGATGGGTTGACATCAGTAGCGCCATCCCCGTTTTTTTCAGTGTCACCAGCGTGTCGAGCAGGCGGATCTGGTGGCCAAAGTCGAGGCTGGAGGCGGGTTCATCCAGCAGTAGCAGGCGAGGGCGTTGCGCCAGAGCGCGGGCGATCAGCACCAGTTGACGCTCTCCGCCGCTCAGGGTGTTCCAGCGTCGGTGCGCCAGATGGACGATTTCAAGCGCGGCGAGCTGCTGGTGGGCAATTTCTCGCTCCCTGGCGCCGGGAACGGCGAATGCCGCCATTTTCGGCGTCAGCCCCATCATCACCATATCCAGAGCGGTGAAGGCGAACGCGCCGTCGTGCGCCTGTGGCACCCAGGCAATGGCGCTGGCGCGCTCCCGGTCTGAAAAACGCTGCACCGCCACGCCATCAAGCAGGATGTCGCCGCTGATCAAGGGGAGAACGCCAAGAATGGTGCGCATCAGCGTGGTCTTGCCGCTGCCGTTTGCGCCGAGTAAACAGCAAATTTCTCCCGCCGGTACGGTAAAAGAGACGTCGCGCAAAACCGGGCGTCGAGCGTATCCCAGGTTGGCGTGGTGAACCGTCAGTCGTGTCATTGGCGTCCTCCGCGCAGCAGAAGCAGCAAAAAGAAAGGGGCGCCGATAAATGCGGTGAGGATACCGAGTGGAATCTCCGTACTGCTGATTGCGCGCGCGAGTGTGTCGGTCAGCAGCAGTAAAATGGCGCCGGCGCCCATTGAGACAGGAAGCAACTGCTGGTGGTTATTGCCGGTGAGCAACCTGCCGATATGCGGCACGACTAAGCCTATCCAGCCGATAATCCCGGCAATCGCCACCGTGCTGGCGGTGATGAGCGTCGCGCAGACAATCAGCGCGAGCCGAAGGCGGGTAACGTTGATGCCCAGGGAACGGGCTTCATCATCTGAAAGCGTCAGTAAATTCATACGCCAGCGCAGTAGCAGCAAAGGGATGGCGCCGAACAGAATCAGCGGCGCCGAGAAGCAAAGATCATGCAGCGTGATGGTAGAGAGCCCGCCGAGTAACCAGAAGGTGATGGAGGGCAACTGGGTATAGGGATCGGCCAGCGTTTTTATCAGGGAAATTCCCGCGCCGCACAGCGTACCGAGCGCGATACCCACCAGCACAAGGGTTAATACGGGGTCGTGACGCGTCACCCGGCGGGTAATCAGCCAGACGCCAGCAACCACCAGCAGACCGCCGCCGAACGCGTAGAGCTGGATAAACAAAATCGGCAGGCCCAGCAAAATCGCCGTACATGCGCCTAAACCCGCTCCGGCGGCAACGCCGAGAATATCCGGGGAGACCAGCGGGTTGCGAAACATCCCCTGATACGTCGTGCCCGCGCCCGCCAGCGCAGCGCCCAGCAGCAGCGCGGCGAGAATGCGGGGGAGGCGGATCTGCCAGAACACGATTTGATCCTGTGTC comes from the Citrobacter koseri ATCC BAA-895 genome and includes:
- a CDS encoding TonB-dependent siderophore receptor — encoded protein: MKTTHRFTLRALSGCITLALTVPSYAEEAKESTIVVTAAGQESLLPAWTNSATKSAVPESKTPQVINTIDRQEIEQRHANSVNEILRYAPGVSTEVRGNTSYMSEYKIRGFTVDQEYYNGLQLPYNVTGNTKARIDPLLIESVDILKGPASVLYGNGSPGGLVNIQSKKPQAEQKTEVGFNTGTRNLKEGYLDSTGQISDSDWNYRLLGKATEGDDQPHTSRYENYLVAPSVTWQPDNKTRLTIDALAQNTPSLSPSNPLPISYLRSEYAGRRDFAGDEWSGFKQRQWMLGYSFEHQFDSGWGFNQKARYFDVDTHQRSVYSTGNTGNPVWELNRFAYTTDEDLKSFNIDNQVTKTVVSGDWQHHLLAGFDYQKLDSHYFYRYASSTPGIDMRHPNYRQIHTDDLGLSTAQNNRLSYQQNGYYLQDQIAFGGLNLLASVRYDDYRSATTDYLQNGDKTWISQDRVTKRFGALYAFENGISPFISYSEGFKPISPQGTLTSKEVKPTTSKQVEGGVKYLLAEYATTFTASVFNIRQKNVLSATPTWDYRQTGEIESKGAELSIVSRPADNVTLIANYAYTHAINTEDETYEGKRPTQVPENAFNLWGDYTFDNTPLRGLNVGAGVRYTGPMEISPANDKGKLGGTTQYDMAVSYRLGEAIPSLSGVTLKASAQNITNKETFSCYDDNNCWIGRDRTVQVGASYSF
- a CDS encoding TonB-dependent receptor plug domain-containing protein translates to MKFTQSCLYTALSVAFAHNAFAGQESDTMTVWSSPASAATTTVLGQQTMQDLDKQNVAQALSVIPGVALQKSGNRNEQQVKVRGFDSRQVPIFFDGVPVYIPYDGNLDLGRFLTSDIASVEVSKGYSSLLQGPNQMGGAINITTKKPTKPLEGSIGYRQGWSRSKDNAHDMHASFGASNELGYLQVSGSQLKQDFLGLPHGVDNAIAGSNGKMINSSADDKRGIVKLGFTPRENDEYTLTYINQDGEKDNPPYAGTSSQKSRYWQWPQYDKESYYYQGTTHLGDRFTLKSRLYRDTFENTLMMYNSLADLKNKKGSYSHYSDYSDGAGLQLAAEMRENDLLSFAVNWKDDVHREKGAPHAAYDRYEDRTWSLASEYQWAAADNVDVVAGISYDWRDSLEGMKHEKDGSVTHYDDNNQSAFNWQVMTKYHFANEDTLALSYSDRTRFPTLKERYTTSKPAYNQVAIVNPQLKPERARSVDLTWNGSLTRDWGFEVSVYYNRVTDAILSHNIDADTIQNRNSGRVDYTGLDAGIKGNVSEMLDVGLSYGLIHADVKRDEIGEITDLPTQTLTAWMTLKPWEPLSVTLSEEARSSSYSNSDGSQKAGGFAITHIRADYAVGYGFSVNASVNNLFDTKYAYSEGFIEEGRNFWAGVEYKF
- the modD gene encoding ModD protein, with amino-acid sequence MIYFSHAQTDALLLEDIQGGDLTTRALGIGNLPGRMTFRHRQGGCVSGIAVARQMLQSLGLTVLEQMNDGERAAAGQQLISVSGNAAALHQGWKAVQNVLEWSCGVSHYLDSMLHILHSRYPDGQIACTRKAIPGTRLLAAQAVLAAGGIIHRAGCAETVLLFANHRRFLAPGNDWAGAISQLRRHAPEKKIVVEADTPEEALEALRAGPDVLQLDKFTPHQAAEVARTAPSLAPHCTLALTGGINLATLASYLDCGIRLFITSAPYYAPPMDINVILNPDESDI
- a CDS encoding class I SAM-dependent methyltransferase — its product is MLIDDIDFADLYRQQLLQAKRTEKTPDHWDKRAEKMAENCASPTDTYLQQLMEKMDLQGVNSLFDMGCGPGTVSLALAGKIPHICGVDYSPGMLRVAARRATEQRATHVHWVQRAWEEDWSDLPRCDIAVASRSTLVADMRQAMTKLNNQARLRVYTTHLVSSSFVSPTIQRALGREVIELPNYIYALNVLYQMGICAHVDFIRGQNCQQDNSTWERFAENVRWSMGDISDEERERLYRWYQQQDASALAPASRDWALIWWDSIPQKALK
- a CDS encoding ABC transporter ATP-binding protein, encoding MTRLTVHHANLGYARRPVLRDVSFTVPAGEICCLLGANGSGKTTLMRTILGVLPLISGDILLDGVAVQRFSDRERASAIAWVPQAHDGAFAFTALDMVMMGLTPKMAAFAVPGAREREIAHQQLAALEIVHLAHRRWNTLSGGERQLVLIARALAQRPRLLLLDEPASSLDFGHQIRLLDTLVTLKKTGMALLMSTHHPLHARAIADSVVRVESDGQVSQGAPERQLAADNLAALYRVSPTQIHRHLFGDQQ
- a CDS encoding FecCD family ABC transporter permease produces the protein MLGIALLCIAFATVSGAYHLDARQVLAMIFSHDTVPTQDQIVFWQIRLPRILAALLLGAALAGAGTTYQGMFRNPLVSPDILGVAAGAGLGACTAILLGLPILFIQLYAFGGGLLVVAGVWLITRRVTRHDPVLTLVLVGIALGTLCGAGISLIKTLADPYTQLPSITFWLLGGLSTITLHDLCFSAPLILFGAIPLLLLRWRMNLLTLSDDEARSLGINVTRLRLALIVCATLITASTVAIAGIIGWIGLVVPHIGRLLTGNNHQQLLPVSMGAGAILLLLTDTLARAISSTEIPLGILTAFIGAPFFLLLLLRGGRQ